CAAAGGCTGCGCAAGAATCCCCAGCTGGCCGCCGAAGTCCGCCGTCAGATCGCCCTGCACGGACAGCTTAGCATTGCCTGCGAAGATGAACTGGCCAGCGAGCGGATGCAGCGGCAGATCATTAGCAAGGTGGCAGACGCGGAAGCGGAGGGTTTCACCAGCCAGGTCACGGCCCGACTCAGCCGACGCCGATCCACCCGACAAGTGCTCGCCCTGGCTGCGGTCATGGCTCTCTGCGCGACGGCTATTTTCTTCTGGAACCTCCCTTCTTTGTCCACGGAGCAGACAACCATCGCCACTCTGATGCACAGCGATGGCGTCCAGTGGCATGGGGAGCGTCTGACCGACGGAGCGGTCGTGCAGGCAGGCGACTCGGTTCGATTCGACTCCGGATTGTTAGAACTGGAACTGGCAGGTCGCGGCACCCTGGTCGTCGAGGGACCGGCGCATGTCGATTTCCCGGCAGCCGACCGCGCTGTGTTGCATCGCGGCAGCCTGGTGATGCGAGCCACGGAAAAAGGTCACGGCTATCGGGTGGAAACCTCCCAGGGCAGTGTGGTCGATCTCGGCACGGAATTCGCCGTTTCGGTATCGGACGACGATGTGGTGGAGACCCACGTCATCGACGGCAGCGTCGAAGCGATTCCCTCGAAGGGCGAGTCGGTCACCCTGAAAAAAAACAAAGCATTCCGCCTGCACCCCGAAGGAGGAGAAGCGATCGACGCCGATGTGGGAAAATTCTACACCCGCATGCCCCCGCGCCACGATGTAGCCGCGCAGTTCATTCACTGGAATTTTGACGATTCCAAGGGACTTCTGGCGCGCGCTCAAGGTGAACTGGGCAGATCAAATGGACAACCCAACGATCTGGTTTTCTTCGCGGACCCTCCTGGCACCACGCCGCAATGGATCGATGGTGCGCGCGGCGCGGCTCTGCACTTTGACGGTCGCGGTGCCTATGCCGAAAGCAACTACCGCGGCATCGAGGGAGGCTCCCCACGCACCGTGAGTTTCTGGGTCCGAGTGCCCGAAGATTTCATCCTGACGCAGGGTTTTGGGATGGTTTCCTGGGGTCGAAAAGCCGATCTCGGCGAAGCTTGGCAAATTTCCGTCAACCCACTGGTGAAAGATGGTCCGGTGGGACGCTTGCGGCTGGGACTGCACGGCGGACAGATCATCGGCACCACCGACCTGCGCGATGGCAAGTGGCATCATATCGCCGTGGTGATGTATGGTGGCTCGCAGCCGAACGTCGGCACCCACGTGCTGCTCTATGTCGACGGCCGAAAAGAAACGGTCTCCCGCGCCGCGCTGCAAGAGGTGAAAACCCAGGTGGAAAAAGCGAAACACGGCTTATGGGTCGGGCGCAATGTCACTTACACCCTCGATAGCAAAACGATGAACACCCAAGGCGGCTTCTTCCGAGGCGCGCTGGATGAACTTTACGTCTTCGATGCCGCCCTGTCCCAGAGCGAAATTCTCGAGCTGATGGAGCGAGGCAAATAGGAGATTTCCATTTGCCTCAGCGCCTGTAAGCTGAGCGCGCATGAGGCTCGATCGCTTTCTCTTCCATCACACCGACCACGCACGCCGCGATATCCGCCGCATCCTTGCGGCCGGACGGGTGCAGGTGGAGGGTCAGGTGGAAAAAGACACCCGCTGCGAGATCGGCGATTTCACCCAGGTGATGTTAGACGGCAAGCTACTGCGTGATACTTCTCCTGTTTACCTGATGCTGAATAAACCCGCCGGCTACCTCAGCGCCACCACCGATCCGGAACACCCGACGGTGATGGAGCTGATCAATGTGCCGGAGACGCTGCACATTGCGGGTCGCTTGGATCGCGCCAGCACCGGCCTGCTCATTCTCACCAACGACGGAAAATGGTCGCGTCGCCTCACCGAGCCCAAGGAAAACGTGCCCAAGGTCTACCTCGTGGAAACCGCCGAGCCGGTGACCGAAGAAACCCATGACCACTTTGCCCGTGGGATCTACTTCGCCTACGAGGACCTCACCACCGCGCCGGCTGATTTGGAAATCATCACCCCGCACCAGGCGCGGCTAACAATTTACGAAGGGCGCTATCATCAGGTGAAGCGGATGTTTCATGCGGTGGGAAATAAAGTAACGTCACTGCACCGCGAGAGCATGGGCGGCATCATGTTAGACCGCTCCTTGGAGGTCGGAAAATACCGCCCCCTGACCGAAGCCGAAGTTGCATTTTCCAGCGCCCCGCTCGATACTCCGAAGTCGTGACCGATCTCCCCAACCCACGCCTCAGACGCATGCGACTCGCTGCGGGTGCTATTTTAGCGCTGATGGCCATGCTCTATGTTTTCGCCCGCAGCTACCAGACCCAGTGGCCGTGGCTCGAGTGGCTGAGAGCTTTTGCCGAGGCTGGCATGGTGGGGGGACTGGCCGACTGGTTTGCCGTCACCGCCCTGTTCCGCCACCCGCTCGGCCTGCCCATCCCCCACACCGCCGTCATCCCCAAGGAAAAAGACCGTATCGGCGCAGCACTCGCTCAGTTTGTCAGGGGAAACTTTCTCACCGCCGAACTGATCTGCCAGCAAGCCAAAGAACTCATGCTGGTGCCACGCATGGCCAGCTGGATGACCCAACCAGCCAACGCTGACAAACTCGCCCAGCAAACCTTGCAAATGCTACCCACCGCACTGGATGCACTGGAAAAAAACGACGCCCACAAGCTGCTCACCAGCAAACTCACCGAGCAGCTGAAAACGGTTCGGCCTGATGAGATCAGCGGCAAGCTGCTCGATTGGATGCTCGCAGAACAGCGCTACCGCAAATTGTTAGCCCCTGTCCTGCGGCAGCTCTCATCCGCCATCTCGCACAACCGCGGGCGTATCGAAGAAGCCGCGGGGAACAAGGCGCCACTCAACAAGGTCCCGTTGTTAGGAAGGATATCACGCGCCATTGCCGAGGACATCTCCGAGCGAACCACCGGCAGCATCGAGGCCAAACTCATCGCCGCCAGCGAGGACGAAACCGAGCCGCTCTGGGACATCATTGACGAGCAACTGACCGCCGCCCGGGAACAATTTTCCAACAATCCGGAACTGAGGTCCCAGCTCGAAAGCATCCGCGACCAGTGGCTGGAAGACCCTCACAGTGGCGAACTGGCCGAGCGCTTGTGGCAGCAAGTGCGCCGTAGTCTCGATCGAGATCTCCAGAGTGAGGTTCCCAAAACGGTCGATCACCTCAGCTCCATCATCGTCTCCGCCGGCACCGCCATCGATCACAACCCAGAGCTCGCGCAGCGGATTGAGAACACGCTGCTGGAAGGCATCGATCAAATCCTCACCCAGCACGGCGAGCACATCGAAGCCATGATCCGCAACACCATCGAGCAGTGGGACGCCGCTACCTTAATCCAAAAGCTCGAACAACAAGTCGGCCCCGATCTTCAGTTCATCCGCATCAACGGCACTTTGATCGGGGGACTTGTGGGAGTCAGTCTGCACGCCATTGGCCTGCTAATCTGGCATTGATCAGCAACGCACGGCAAGCACGGAGACCTCGGAGTCATGCATCAGCCGCTCGGCATTGGTGCCGATGAACATGCTGGCGAGCTTCGACTGCCGGCGTGTGCCCAGCACAGCGAGGTCCGCATCACTTTCATTGATGTGGTAGGTCAGTTCCACCGAGGGAACCACCGATTCCAAAATCTTGGTTGTGTGCGTAATCCCCTTCAACCTATCGGCGAAGTCGGCCAAGCTCTGGTCCATCTGTTCCTGCGTTTGCGCGCGCACTTTGGCGACGTAGGTGGCCGTGTCCGACTCTCCACCTTCCAGAGTTTTACCCCAGATATCTTTATTTGGAGGATAGATCACATGGACAATTTCCAAGAGCGCGCCGTTCGCTTCGGCTTCAGTGATTGCCTTTTCCAGAATGGTATTCGAAGACACACTGAAGTCGGTGCAGACGATGATTTTTTTGAAGTCACCCTCCTGCCAGTCGCGCACTAACAGAACATCGGATGGAACCAGACGAACGCAGCGCGAAGCAATGGTGCCTAGACGGCGTTTGCTCATATCGTTGGCCGCGATGACCAGCATCCCAGCATCGTGCTCTTTAGTCAGTCGGTCCAGCTCATCCGCAGCCCGGCCTGTGCAGACCACACACTGCACACTTTCACCCGGCACAGTGGACTCCACCAAAGCTTCAAGCTTCTCGAGAGCTTCTTTTTCCAACGCGGCCTCAGCCTCCCCTGCGGACTTGCCCCAGTGGTGTAAATGTGATGCACAGAGAACATGCACAGCAATCACCGGAACTCCCGCAGCACGTCCGGCGTGGACCGCATGTTTGAGAACATTTTCAGATGGTGACGAAAAATCGATACCGGCAATAATAGGTTGAGTTTTTTTCATAATAAGAGTCTGTTAGGAAATGCTTCGGGCAGCGTGCCGTCAAGTGCACGAGCCACCCACAGCATTCGGCCATAAAGCCACTACTGTCAAGGAGCATCGGGTGAACAAAGAGGGAAATCCCAAAGCGTTAGGAAATCTAACATAAACACTTGAAGTAGGTCTATCACAACGCTCCACGCACATTCCAAAAGGCCATCCCTGAGTCGTCTTGCGGCTGCCGTTCGCGCCCTCACCATTTCAACAGTATCTGCTCTTTCCCTGCCTTAGCTTAAGGCTCGAAAAAGAAGACCAGCCGACGATACACCTCCAGCAATCTCAGCGCGTCTCTCGGTCCGCTGTTCAGGCCGCCCAATTTTGCCCAGTTCATAGCACTCAGCCCCCCATTTTAGCGACTTTTCACGGCTACGCCATAGCCTCGCACTAATGACCATGCAAATGCTTGTCATTTCCACGCTCATCCACTATCAGTCCCAAATGTCCGCCGAAATGGAACACACAGTCGCCTCCGCCGCCACGCTGGAGGGAACCTCCCTGCACACTGGGGAAAAAGTCAGCCTCACCGTGAAACCTGCACCTGCAGGGCACGGGTTCAAATTTCGCCGCGTCGATCTGGACGACCAACCGTTCATCGATGCCGATGTCGATAAGGTGCAGACCGTCGAACGCGCGACCACCCTGGCCGAGGGATCTGTGAAGGTGCACACTGTCGAACACATCCTCTCCGCGCTCTGCGGCATGGGCGTCGACAATGCCATCATCGAAATGGACGCCAACGAGCCACCCATCGGCGACGGCTCATCAGCTCCCTACGTCGAGCTGATCAAGCAAGCCGGCATCGAGCAGCAGGACAAGCCGCGCAAAGTTTACGAAATCCGCGAGCCGATTCACATGGAAACTGGCAATGGCTCACTGATCACCATCGTGCCGGACAAAAAGTTCCGTGTCTCAGTAACCAACGTCGGTCCCGACGGCCGATTCACCCAGTATTTCTCCAGCGAAGTCACTCCTGAACTCTACGAAAAGGAAATCGCTCCCGCTCGCACCTTCGTGTATTACGAAGACGTCAAGCCTCTGCTCGACAAAGGCTTAATCAAAGGTGGCAGCCTGGAAAATGCCGTGGTTGTCCGCGGCGAGGAAGTCATGAGCAAGGAGCCGATGCGATACAACAATGAGTTTGCCCGTCACAAGGCACTCGATGTCATCGGCGATCTCATGCTCAGCGGCAAGCGGATCATGGGACACGTCATCTGTGTCAAACCCGGCCACGGCCCGAACACCAAGATGGCATCCACCCTCAAGAACGAATACATGCGCATGCGCACCATGGTGCCACCCGTCACCATCCCAGAAGGTGAAGCCGTGCTCGATGTCAATGAGGTGATGAAGATCCTGCCTCACCGTTACCCCTTCCTGATGGTCGATCGCGTGGTCGATTTCGAAGGTGACAACAAGTGCACCGGCGTGAAAAACGTCACCATCAACGAACCCTTCTTCCAAGGTCACTTCCCAGGCCACCCGGTGATGCCCGGCGTGCTGCAGGTAGAGGCCATGGCCCAGGTCGCCTCCATCCTGATGCTGCGCAAACCTGAGAACCAAGGGAAAATTGGTTACTTCATGAGCGTCGACAAGGTCAAGTGGCGCAAGCCGGTCCTCCCCGGCGACACCCTCTTCATCGAGGCTGAAATCCTCAAGATCCGCCGCAGCATCGGCTCCGCCATCTGCCGCTGTATCGTCAATGGCGAGGTGGTTTCCTCCGGTGAACTCAAGTTCGCCCTGATCGATTCCTAATCCTGCGGCTCCCCGATTCCCAAGAGCATGATTCACTCAACTGCCATTATCGACCCCGCCGCGGAAATTGCCGACGGCGTGGAGGTGGGCGCCTACTGCGTGGTGGGTGCGAATGTCTCCATCGGCAAAGGCAGCGTGCTGAAATCGCACGTGGTCATCGAGGGCCACACCAGCATCGGTGAGAACAACATCTTCTTCCCCTTCTCGGCGATCGGTCAGATCACCCAGGACCTGAAATATGTCGGAGAACCCACCGCCCTGCACATCGGCGATCACAATACCTTCCGCGAGAACACCACGATTCACCGTGGCACGACCGAGGAGGTTCCCACCACGATTGGGAGCCACAACCTGTTTCTCTCATACTCCCACGTGGCGCATGACTGCCAGGTGGGCAACCACTGCATCCTCTCCAACAATGGGACCCTCGGGGGGCACTGCACCGTCGGTGATCACGCGATTATTTCCGGACTCTCCGGCGCCCACCAGTTCTGCCACATCGGCGAGCACGCCCTAGTCGGCGGCTGCACCAAGATCGTGCAGGACGTGCCACCCTACATGATTGTCGATGGCAACCCGGCCGCCGTGCGCAGCCCCAACCTCGTGGGACTTCAGCGCCGTGGCTTCAGCGAGGAAGCCCGCCGCTCGATCAAGAACGCCTACCGCAAGCTCTTCCTCAGTAAGAAATACAGCCTCACCTCCTTGATCGACGAACTCGAAGGCACCGAGACGGCCCAGGAAACTCACGTCAAGCGACTGATTGAGTTCATCCGCCAGAGTGAACGCGGAGTCATCCGTTAGGCCGTTAGACAATTCACGTTTTCATCGACGTGACAATCATCGACAATCATCGACAATCATCGACAATACTCGTCAGCTACGGAGCACGTAGTTAGGCCCGCTAAGCACAGGTCGTTAGACAACATCCAAGCTCGGATGATATTTTAAATATGCTATCATAGCTAAGCTATTAAACAGCAATTCATTCGGTTTAGTATATACATGTTATACACTAACATTATTTTTTTTATAGATTGCCCTGACATTAGATTCTATCCATAATAACATCGTTATGAAATCTACTCTATTCCCCGTGTTGACAGCGCTTGCGCTTTCCTCCGCCGCTCATGCCGGCTCCGATTACTCCGCTAAAGCTATCCCTACAGCAGCCGCTCCTTCTTGCCTTTGGACATGGTTTGCCGGTGGTTCTGCTGGTTACCTTTCAGGTGATTGGGACGAAGATATTTACACCATGCATGTAGGCGCTGAGCTGACATGTGCAGGAAGCAATGCTTCGCATGCGGTTTACCTTGAAGTAGGCTACACCGAGAAACAAGATAACCTGAACTATGGTTATCAATACCAGAGCATTAATGCCATTGCTGCTCCTATGTTAGAAATCGACTACGAAGTAGACATCGTGCCTATCACCTTGAACTACAAGTATGAACAAACACTTACTGATAGCCTGAATTGGTACATCGGTGCTGGCGCAGGTATCGCTCTTTATGACGCTGAAGCCGACAGCTCATACTATGGTCACGCTTCCAAAGACGACACCGTATTTTACGCACACATTTTCGCCGGCATCACCTACAATATCACTCCAGCATTTGAAGTGTTCTCAGGTGTTCGCTATGTCTTCATGGACGATCCTGGCTTCTTCGACGATTCTGATCTCGAGGACGACTTGAACCCAGATGGCGATCTACACATTGAGTTAGGCGGTCGCTATAACTTCTAATGGACTAGCCAAGTTCACAATATCTCTAAGCCCACACGGTTTTCCGTGTGGGCTTTTTTTTGCATACAATGCATTCGCACCCGTCAGGCATTCGATGAACATGAAGTCATCATATCATGAAAATTGTGTTTCGATATGATTCCACAGTTACTCAGTCAGGATGATTACTCAGGCTCATTAACAATATGATTGCAATCTAACGAACTCTACATCAATATATAAAAGCTATGAAAACCACCACTATATCATTACTAGCCGGCCTCACTCTGGTCACTGCAGCCCAAGCTGGAGAAAGCTACTCACCCAAAGGAAAAACCATCATCGCGCCCCCTCCGGCACCATCCTGCCTATGGACTTGGTTTGCCGGTGGCTCCTATGGTAAGATGGATGCCGATCATTGGGATGAAGATATTTACACCCTGCATCTTGGTATCGAGCGCACCTGCGTATCTAACCCATGCGGATCACACGCCTTCTTCCTAGAAGTAGGATACACCGAGAAGGACGAAGACCTGTTTATTCCTACCAGCACGAATCTGACCAATGGTTTCGATCAGTATGGTAACATCGACATGGAGTGGGAAATCATTCCTATTACCTTGAACTATAAGTTTGAATGCAACTTAACAGGTAACCTGAACTGGTATGTCGGTGCAGGTGCCGGTATCGCACTGGTCGACTTCGAGGCTTCGAGCAGTTACGACAATGTCGATTTTGACGACACCGTGTTCTATGCGCATATCTTCGCCGGATTAACCTACAACGTAAGTGAGTCCTTTGAAATCTACGCAGGCGCTCGCTACGTCATCATGGACAACCCTGATCTCTCAGGAACCGTGTATGATGAAGTCGCCGACCTCGATGGAGGAATCCACTATGAGCTCGGCGCTCGCTTCAACTTCTAAGTAAAACCAACCCTCGTATTGCAAAAACCCGCATGGCTCAGGCTGTGCGGGTTTTTTATGAGCTGCGGAGACGTGCCCGAATGAAAGCCACAGAAGTCAGGCCAATCATCAGGTAGCTAAACCAATCTCCCGCCATCGCATACAAGCTCACAGGGCCGTGTTTTGGGGCGTAGGCATGACCGTAATGGCTGGCACGCACGAAGGGTCGTCCATTTTCGTCCTCGATCACCTGGCGCTCACCAGTCACGGGGTCCTTGAGCGAACCGGTGGCGGTGATGATGGCACTGACCCCGGTGTTGGCCGAGCGGATCATGGGACGACGAAGCTCGATGGCGCGGAACTTGGAGTTTGCCAGATGCTGCAGCGCTTGCTCGCTTTCCTTGAACCAGCCGTCGTTGGTGACGTTGACAATGACCTGGGGCTCACGCCGGACAAACTTCCTGGTCAGTCGCCCGACCGTATCTTCAAAACACACGGTCGGGATCACCTGCATATCGGCGCCCGAAACCGGCACGGTCAGGGGTTCGGTGGAGGTGCCTGCGGTGAACCCTCCTGCAAACGAGGCCCCTGATGAGAATTTGAAAATATCACGCAGGAACGGCAGTTGCTCGTCAAAGGGGATGTATTCGCCGAAGAGCACGAGATGTTTTTTACGGTAGGTCTGGATGCTTTGCTCGAGCAAGCCGTCCGGGCGCACGGTGGCCAGCGAGTTATACTGTCCGCCTCCTTCTTTGAAGCGGGCAAATTCACCATCGAACTCGGCTTCAAATTCATTCATCCCGAGCAGCAGGGTGAAGTTCCCCAGCGGAAGAACCTCTTTCTCGAGCACATGGCGGGTTTCGCCGTAGATAAAGTAACCGTCGACGCCCTCGGCGAATAACAGGGGCAGCGGCAGGGCACTTTCGGGCCAGACGACCAGGTCGGGGGTCTGGAGTTCCACCTCGTCGCCATTGACGTTCTGCTGCACGCTCTCGACATTTTCCTGCTCCAGCTTAGCGAGCGCAGCAGCGGTGGAGTCCGCGTAACCTTGGCGGATATCAGCACTGGCGCGGGGCTCCCACTTGACGTCTTGGGGGATGTTTTCCTGCACCAGCAACACGCGCACGCGATCGGTCTCCCAGCCATTGACATCCTTCACGCGCCAAACGCCGTAGCAGAACTGCACGGCTAACAGCAGGGCGGCGACGCTAAAGTCCAAGCGCGGTCTGAGTTTGCCGGTTTGCGCTTCCGCCCCAAGTCTGCGGCACGTCTGAATGATCACCGCACTCATGAAGACAGGGGTGAAGGCCAGACCGGTCACTCCCACCAAATCCGCCGCTTGGGCCAGCACCGGGGTGTTGTGAAAAGTGACGCCGAGACCATTCCATCCGAATCCGGTAAACAACCATCCGCGCAACCATTCGATCGCCACCCAGGCGGCGGCATTGATCAGAGCAAACTTGAGCGAACGAAAGGAGTCGTCCAGCACGCCACCGAGCAGGCCGGTTTTTTTCCCCGCTTGTTTCGCCGCAATCTTTTGCTGAATCGCGCTTCCCTGGACGTCGTCACGGTTGACCGCGCGCTTCCGCCACGGGTTTCCCAAAGTGACGGCAATCAAGCCCCAGAGGCCGAAGTAGAGAGCCAGAAAGGCAGCCAGCACCATCGCGCCGAGACCACTCACCGTCCAGACCCACTTCAAGTTCACCGCCCAGAACACCAGTCCGGCGGTGTAGGCGATGCCAAAGCCGTAACGCTTCCGGCTGCCACGCCAAATGGCAGGTAGCAGCGGCAACATCCACACCCAGACGAGTCCAGACAGGTTCCAGTCGGGAAAACAGAGCGCCAGCAGAAGGCCACTGACCGCAGCCAGCACCCATGGCCAGAGACACTTGGGAAAATTCTTCATCGCCATGAGCTAGCTCGGGTGTCCCATATCGGCCTAGGCCATGCGGGACTTGGCATCGGCCTCGAGCGCGGACCACAGTGAGTCCAGCCCGGCAGCTACCTTTTTCTTACTTGCCGCCAGATCCTCGGCGGGGGCGTCTTTGCCAAAGAGGTAATACTTGATCTTCGGCTCGGTCCCGGACGGACGCACCGCGCAGGAGCGACCGTCGGCCAGCTCGATGATCAACATGCCTTCCTTGGGAATGGCATCGCCCTCGGCATCTTCGAAATCGTCCTTGGAGAAATCGCGCACCCGTGTGACGGCGGCACCGTCGATCTCGCTCGGTGGGTTGGAGGAGTAGGAGGCGGCCAGCGACTTGATCTGAGCGGCACCGTCGGCACCTTCCATGACCAGCGCTTTACCCACCTCGAGGTGGTAACCGAACTCCTTGTAAAGGTCGTCCAACAAAGCTGCAAGGCTCTGCCCCACGCTCTTGGCATAGGCGGCGAGTTCGGCAAACATGACGGCCGCGCCGTTGCCATCCTTGTCGCGGATGGTATCGGTGCCGAGGTATCCGTAACTTTCCTCGCCACCAAAGATGAAGAAGCGGGAGTATTCCAGACGCAGCGCCCGGCTCTGCTCCTGGCTGAGCTTACGGTAGTCGCCTTTTTTATCAGCGGGGATCGCCTGCTCATATTTCTCGAGTTTGGCGGAGATGTATTTGAAGCCGGTGAGGGTATCGACGATGCCTACACCGAATTTCTCGGCAATGGCGCGCTGCAGCTCGGTGGTGACGAAGGTCTTGATGAGCACGGCACGGCTGCGATTGGAATCGGTGATGATGCCTTGGTCGAAGAAGGTTTTGGTCCGATACCAGGCCATCAGCGAACCGATCTGATTGCCGGTGAGGATTTGCATTTCCCCGGCGTCGTTGCGAACGGCCACCCCCATGCGATCGTTGTCCGGGTCGGTGCCGATGACAATTTCCGCACCTTCCTTTTTCGCCAGCTCAATCCCCATGGCAAGCGCCTCGGCGTTCTCAGGGTTCGGCGATTTGACGGTGGGGAATCGTCCATCTTGAATGTCTTGCTCAGGCACGGTGAGCACATCGAAGCCGAGCTCGGTCAGTAGCGGCACAATGCAGTGCCCGCCTGTGCCGTGGAGGTTGGTGAAGACGACCTTGGTTTTGTCGTCGCTGTTCTCCAGCAGATCGGGGCGAAGCAGCAGGCCTTTGGCATCGTCCATGTAAACACGATCGGCTTCGGCACCGAGCACGTTCAACAGGCCTCGACCCGCCTCGGCCACCGGCTCGTAGGCCTCGCTAGTGATGGCATTGACCTCATTGATCACACCCTCGGCATTCTCACCGACGAGCTGAGCGCCTTGATTGAAGTAGGCTTTGAAGCCGTTGTCGTGAGACGGGTTGTGGCTCGCGGTGAGTACCACTCCCGCATCCGCATTAAGTGCGCGGATGGCGTAGGAAATTTGCGGCGTCGACCGTGGTCCGTCGAAGAGGTGCACATCGCATCCCAGATCGGTGCAGATCTTGGCGCAGAACTCGGCAAAATCGCGGGAGAAATGACGGGTGTCGTGACCGATGACAAAGGCGGGCTTGCGGGCCTCACCTTGCTCCGCGAGGTAGCGTTTGAGGTAGATCACCATGCCGCGAATGGCACGGCTGACGTTGTAGAAATTCATCGAAGCCGTTCCCACACAGGGGTGCTCCGGGCGCTCGTTCGGGCCTCCTTTTCCAAGCTCTGCATCGGTGACCACCCGGCCAATCGTGCGACCACGCAGGCCGCCGGTGCCAAATGCCAGCGTTTTGTAAAATCGATCATTCAGCTCCTGCCACTCGTCGGCGGCGATCAGCTCTTGAATCGAGGCCTCAGCCACAGGACTGGTGGTGCCTTGCAGAAGGGCTAGGATGTTTTCGCGAGAAGATTCCAGTAAGCTGCCAGCAGCCACTGCTTGATCAAGGGAGGTCTGAATATCGGCCATTTCGGGCTGGATGATAGAGAGAGATCATGAG
This window of the Oceaniferula flava genome carries:
- a CDS encoding LamG-like jellyroll fold domain-containing protein, which gives rise to MKPESTEELIALLVEGELHTEQVAELKQRLRKNPQLAAEVRRQIALHGQLSIACEDELASERMQRQIISKVADAEAEGFTSQVTARLSRRRSTRQVLALAAVMALCATAIFFWNLPSLSTEQTTIATLMHSDGVQWHGERLTDGAVVQAGDSVRFDSGLLELELAGRGTLVVEGPAHVDFPAADRAVLHRGSLVMRATEKGHGYRVETSQGSVVDLGTEFAVSVSDDDVVETHVIDGSVEAIPSKGESVTLKKNKAFRLHPEGGEAIDADVGKFYTRMPPRHDVAAQFIHWNFDDSKGLLARAQGELGRSNGQPNDLVFFADPPGTTPQWIDGARGAALHFDGRGAYAESNYRGIEGGSPRTVSFWVRVPEDFILTQGFGMVSWGRKADLGEAWQISVNPLVKDGPVGRLRLGLHGGQIIGTTDLRDGKWHHIAVVMYGGSQPNVGTHVLLYVDGRKETVSRAALQEVKTQVEKAKHGLWVGRNVTYTLDSKTMNTQGGFFRGALDELYVFDAALSQSEILELMERGK
- a CDS encoding pseudouridine synthase, with translation MRLDRFLFHHTDHARRDIRRILAAGRVQVEGQVEKDTRCEIGDFTQVMLDGKLLRDTSPVYLMLNKPAGYLSATTDPEHPTVMELINVPETLHIAGRLDRASTGLLILTNDGKWSRRLTEPKENVPKVYLVETAEPVTEETHDHFARGIYFAYEDLTTAPADLEIITPHQARLTIYEGRYHQVKRMFHAVGNKVTSLHRESMGGIMLDRSLEVGKYRPLTEAEVAFSSAPLDTPKS
- a CDS encoding DUF445 domain-containing protein, which gives rise to MTDLPNPRLRRMRLAAGAILALMAMLYVFARSYQTQWPWLEWLRAFAEAGMVGGLADWFAVTALFRHPLGLPIPHTAVIPKEKDRIGAALAQFVRGNFLTAELICQQAKELMLVPRMASWMTQPANADKLAQQTLQMLPTALDALEKNDAHKLLTSKLTEQLKTVRPDEISGKLLDWMLAEQRYRKLLAPVLRQLSSAISHNRGRIEEAAGNKAPLNKVPLLGRISRAIAEDISERTTGSIEAKLIAASEDETEPLWDIIDEQLTAAREQFSNNPELRSQLESIRDQWLEDPHSGELAERLWQQVRRSLDRDLQSEVPKTVDHLSSIIVSAGTAIDHNPELAQRIENTLLEGIDQILTQHGEHIEAMIRNTIEQWDAATLIQKLEQQVGPDLQFIRINGTLIGGLVGVSLHAIGLLIWH
- a CDS encoding universal stress protein: MKKTQPIIAGIDFSSPSENVLKHAVHAGRAAGVPVIAVHVLCASHLHHWGKSAGEAEAALEKEALEKLEALVESTVPGESVQCVVCTGRAADELDRLTKEHDAGMLVIAANDMSKRRLGTIASRCVRLVPSDVLLVRDWQEGDFKKIIVCTDFSVSSNTILEKAITEAEANGALLEIVHVIYPPNKDIWGKTLEGGESDTATYVAKVRAQTQEQMDQSLADFADRLKGITHTTKILESVVPSVELTYHINESDADLAVLGTRRQSKLASMFIGTNAERLMHDSEVSVLAVRC
- a CDS encoding bifunctional UDP-3-O-[3-hydroxymyristoyl] N-acetylglucosamine deacetylase/3-hydroxyacyl-ACP dehydratase, whose protein sequence is MEHTVASAATLEGTSLHTGEKVSLTVKPAPAGHGFKFRRVDLDDQPFIDADVDKVQTVERATTLAEGSVKVHTVEHILSALCGMGVDNAIIEMDANEPPIGDGSSAPYVELIKQAGIEQQDKPRKVYEIREPIHMETGNGSLITIVPDKKFRVSVTNVGPDGRFTQYFSSEVTPELYEKEIAPARTFVYYEDVKPLLDKGLIKGGSLENAVVVRGEEVMSKEPMRYNNEFARHKALDVIGDLMLSGKRIMGHVICVKPGHGPNTKMASTLKNEYMRMRTMVPPVTIPEGEAVLDVNEVMKILPHRYPFLMVDRVVDFEGDNKCTGVKNVTINEPFFQGHFPGHPVMPGVLQVEAMAQVASILMLRKPENQGKIGYFMSVDKVKWRKPVLPGDTLFIEAEILKIRRSIGSAICRCIVNGEVVSSGELKFALIDS
- the lpxA gene encoding acyl-ACP--UDP-N-acetylglucosamine O-acyltransferase; the protein is MIHSTAIIDPAAEIADGVEVGAYCVVGANVSIGKGSVLKSHVVIEGHTSIGENNIFFPFSAIGQITQDLKYVGEPTALHIGDHNTFRENTTIHRGTTEEVPTTIGSHNLFLSYSHVAHDCQVGNHCILSNNGTLGGHCTVGDHAIISGLSGAHQFCHIGEHALVGGCTKIVQDVPPYMIVDGNPAAVRSPNLVGLQRRGFSEEARRSIKNAYRKLFLSKKYSLTSLIDELEGTETAQETHVKRLIEFIRQSERGVIR
- a CDS encoding outer membrane protein; this encodes MKSTLFPVLTALALSSAAHAGSDYSAKAIPTAAAPSCLWTWFAGGSAGYLSGDWDEDIYTMHVGAELTCAGSNASHAVYLEVGYTEKQDNLNYGYQYQSINAIAAPMLEIDYEVDIVPITLNYKYEQTLTDSLNWYIGAGAGIALYDAEADSSYYGHASKDDTVFYAHIFAGITYNITPAFEVFSGVRYVFMDDPGFFDDSDLEDDLNPDGDLHIELGGRYNF
- a CDS encoding outer membrane protein gives rise to the protein MKTTTISLLAGLTLVTAAQAGESYSPKGKTIIAPPPAPSCLWTWFAGGSYGKMDADHWDEDIYTLHLGIERTCVSNPCGSHAFFLEVGYTEKDEDLFIPTSTNLTNGFDQYGNIDMEWEIIPITLNYKFECNLTGNLNWYVGAGAGIALVDFEASSSYDNVDFDDTVFYAHIFAGLTYNVSESFEIYAGARYVIMDNPDLSGTVYDEVADLDGGIHYELGARFNF